One window of Dysidea avara chromosome 11, odDysAvar1.4, whole genome shotgun sequence genomic DNA carries:
- the LOC136238998 gene encoding uncharacterized protein yields MCSIVSEISDEELEKVFLEGSEHGVGELMKEVWYTDSKRQQQQYLHDQSSNVSGARGNRWSMITIRIALAVYTRSPAAYEALKSFGIIQLPSKSTVQSYTGAFMHDPGARKQCIASQVARYVLFKEQCRESGKQEPKSDGVLIFDEVKVACQLMWNSRIHQLMGLAMTHKELPSLNDIYRLLKEPESVQQTSYYCSFSGVT; encoded by the exons ATGTGTTCCATTGTTAGTGAGATTAGTGATGAGGAACTAGAGAAGGTATTTTTAGAAGGAAGTGAACATGGTGTGGGCGAGTTGATGAAAGAAGTATGGTACACTGACAGCAAACGTCAACAGCAGCAGTATTTACATGACCAATCTAGTAATG TTTCTGGAGCACGGGGCAACAGGTGGAGCATGATAACTATCAGAATTG CTTTAGCCGTGTATACTAGAAGCCCTGCTGCTTATGAAGCTCTCAAGAGTTTTGGGATCATTCAGTTGCCGTCAAAGTCCACTGTACAGTCTTATACAGGAGCTTTTATGCATGATCCAGGAGCAAGGAAACAGTGTATAGCCAGCCAAGTAGCACGTTATGTGCTTTTTAAAGAGCAATGTAGAGAATCTGGCAAGCAAGAGCCTAAATCAGATGGGGTGCTAATATTTGACGAAGTGAAGGTCGCATGCCAGCTGATGTGGAATTCACGTATTCATCAGTTGATGGGCCTTGCAATGACTCACAAAGAATTACCTTCGCTAAATGATATTTACCGATTGTTGAAAGAGCCTGAGAGCGTCCAGCAAACTTCTTATTACTGCAGTTTCTCTGGCGTGACCTGA
- the LOC136238999 gene encoding uncharacterized protein, which translates to MSASYDKSQPSSGRPGGFVTIRPLISGQTRTTILQCPVSIQATPSTQTSIAQTVDHTVSTGTEETFAYSVMIIPKKKNEFTIEKVHGVTRKFSSLDELTSNVFKYLPATYGYVEPGHGSKGKRRWLTSENDLTEMYNIYNGKKEILLWCSKEKHTDEPDTGDEPSNKRAKTSHEGHIDKMAEVETIEDKLREKHGGVYTEEQLRCWAHLIQMKKHTSYDVAPNKPFWKVSKMLSDKDKGDRSSCTVSPSKSVNLRGQCVTQLLQLHQLLERGGITQQQYDDMQGAIMGEVKKFVVK; encoded by the exons ATGAGTGCCAGTTATGATAAAAGTCAACCCAGTAGTGGTAGACCGGGCGGATTTGTTACTATAAGGCCCTTAATATCAGGGCAGACTCGTACGACGATACTTCAG TGTCCAGTCTCAATTCAAGCTACGCCTTCTACTCAGACTAGTATTGCTCAAACTGTTGATCATACTGTATCGACAGGGACTGAAGAAACGTTCGCGTATTCTGTCATGATTATACCCAAGAAAAAGAATGAGTTCACTATCGAGAaagttcatggagtaactagaAAGTTTTCTTCGCTAGACGAATTAACAAGTAATGTTTTTAAGTATTTGCCAGCCACTTATGGCTACGTAGAACCTGGACATGGTTCAAAGGGCAAAAGACGTTGGCTAACCTCAGAAAATGATCTGACAGAAATGTATAACATCTATAATGGAAAGAAGGAAATACTTTTGTGGTGCTCCAAAGAGAAGCATACTGATGAGCCTGACACAGGAGACGAGCCATCTAATAAACGTGCTAAAACATCTCATGAGGGTCACATTGATAAAATGGCCGAAGTCGAGACGATTGAGGACAAATTGAGGGAAAAACATGGAGGTGTTTACACAGAAGAGCAACTAAGATGCTGGGCGCATCTCATACAAATGAAAAAGCATACATCATATGATGTGGCTCCAAACAAGCCATTTTGGAAAGTGTCTAAGATGCTCTCTGATAAAGATAAAGGTGACCGTAGCAGCTGCACAGTGTCACCTAGCAAGAGTGTAAACCTAAGGGGGCAGTGCGTCACGCAATTATTACAACTGCACCAACTCTTGGAGAGAGGGGGTATTACTCAACAGCAGTATGATGACATGCAAGGTGCTATCATGGGAGAAGTTAAAAAGTTTGTAGTAAAGTAA
- the LOC136237722 gene encoding uncharacterized protein produces MGLTLTDIAKNLGISTGTVCNVLKRFTQTGDVHVKKHPKRDRKLDRYHEIYIINLILDSPSLQLKEITSKVLQITGTSVSSSTLCRLLARFGFTRKKVQRIALQRSMAFRALFMANTIIFSQDKFVWVDETGCNFKDMLRKYGYAFSGERAAIQHLLVRGQRISSIAAICTDGLIALETTPNSVNGENFFDFVRGSLIPEMMPFDGHNPKSIVVMDNCSIHHVQQVSELFLNAGILMLYLPPYSPDMNPIELLFNHVKQYLKEHEDIMFAIPPVQLIKSAFSSVTAELCTAWIQHCGY; encoded by the coding sequence ATGGGCTTGACGTTGACTGATATTGCTAAGAATCTTGGGATTTCGACTGGAACTGTTTGCAATGTCTTGAAACGCTTCACACAAACTGGAGATGTACACGTGAAGAAGCACCCGAAGCGTGATCGAAAATTAGACCGATACCATGAGATTTATATCATAAATTTAATACTAGACTCACCATCTTTACAGTTAAAAGAAATAACCAGTAAGGTTTTACAAATAACCGGTACAAGTGTTTCCAGTTCAACCTTGTGCAGGCTGCTTGCCCGTTTTGGGTTCACTCGCAAAAAGGTCCAGAGGATTGCTTTGCAGAGGTCAATGGCTTTCCGAGccctgttcatggcaaacaccaTCATATTTTCACAAGACAAATTTGTTTGGGTTGATGAAACAGGATGCAATTTCAAAGATATGCTTAGGAAGTATGGCTATGCCTTCAGTGGTGAAAGAGCAGCAATCCAACATTTGCTAGTGAGAGGTCAGCGCATCTCATCTATTGCTGCCATATGTACAGATGGACTAATTGCCCTGGAAACAACACCCAACTCCGTGAATGGAGAAAATTTTTTTGACTTTGTTCGTGGCTCACTGATTCCCGAGATGATGCCATTTGATGGTCACAATCCAAAGTCGATTGTGGTAATGGACAACTGTTCAATACATCATGTCCAGCAAGTCAGTGAGCTGTTCCTAAATGCTGGAATCTTGATGTTGTATCTGCCACCTTACAGTCCAGATATGAATCCCATAGAGCTGTTGTTTAACCATGTTAAACAATATTTGAAGGAGCATGAAGACATAATGTTTGCTATTCCACCAGTACAATTAATCAAGTCAGCATTTAGTAGTGTCACTGCAGAACTATGCACTGCATGGATTCAACATTGTGGATATTAA